A single region of the Demequina sp. genome encodes:
- a CDS encoding aspartate-semialdehyde dehydrogenase codes for MTTIAVVGATGQVGAVMRELVAARFPSATVRFFASARSAGTTLPHLGADVPVEDVATADFAGIDVALFSAGAGASREFAPRFAAAGAVVVDNSSAWRMDPEVPLIVSEVNPGETANAVKGIIANPNCTTMAAMPTLKALHAEAGLVRIVVSTYQAVSGSGLAGVRELATQLRAGVADAEALAYDGAAVTLPEPEIYVQDIAFNVIPLAGSLVDDDSNETVEERKLIDESRKILGLPELRVSGTCVRVPVFSGHSLSINAEFERPITPERAYEILRETDGVVVDEVPSPLKAAGTDPTYVGRIRQDQSVDGGRGLALFVVGDNLRKGAALNAVQIAELLVS; via the coding sequence ATGACCACCATTGCCGTCGTTGGCGCCACCGGCCAGGTGGGCGCCGTCATGCGCGAGCTCGTCGCGGCGCGCTTCCCCTCCGCCACAGTGCGCTTCTTCGCCTCCGCTCGCTCGGCCGGCACGACGCTGCCTCACCTGGGCGCCGACGTTCCGGTTGAGGACGTGGCGACCGCGGACTTCGCCGGAATCGACGTTGCGCTGTTCAGCGCGGGTGCGGGCGCGTCTCGCGAGTTCGCTCCCCGCTTCGCGGCGGCTGGCGCCGTGGTTGTCGACAACTCGTCCGCGTGGCGCATGGATCCCGAGGTCCCGCTCATCGTCTCCGAGGTGAACCCTGGCGAGACGGCCAACGCGGTCAAGGGCATCATCGCCAACCCCAACTGCACCACGATGGCCGCGATGCCCACCTTGAAGGCGCTGCACGCGGAAGCGGGTCTGGTGCGGATCGTCGTGTCCACGTACCAGGCGGTTTCCGGTTCGGGGCTCGCGGGTGTTCGCGAGCTCGCGACCCAGCTGCGCGCGGGAGTGGCCGACGCCGAGGCCCTCGCCTACGACGGCGCCGCGGTCACGCTCCCCGAGCCTGAGATCTACGTGCAGGACATCGCGTTCAACGTGATCCCCCTCGCGGGCTCGCTCGTCGATGACGACTCGAACGAGACCGTCGAGGAGCGCAAGCTCATCGACGAGTCCCGCAAGATCTTGGGACTCCCCGAACTCCGCGTCAGCGGCACCTGCGTGCGCGTTCCCGTGTTCTCCGGACACTCGCTGTCGATCAATGCCGAGTTTGAGCGCCCCATCACGCCGGAGCGCGCCTACGAGATCCTCCGGGAGACCGACGGCGTGGTCGTCGACGAGGTGCCGTCACCGCTCAAGGCGGCGGGCACGGACCCCACGTATGTTGGCCGCATACGTCAGGACCAGTCCGTCGACGGCGGCCGCGGGCTCGCGCTCTTCGTGGTGGGAGACAACCTCCGCAAGGGGGCCGCGCTCAACGCCGTGCAGATCGCGGAACTCTTGGTCTCCTGA
- a CDS encoding aspartate kinase, whose protein sequence is MSLVVQKYGGSSVVDADALKRVARRVAATARAGNQVVVTVSAMGDTTDELIDLAHAVNGTPDPREMDLLLTAGERISMSLLAMAIHAEGIPAQAFTGAQAGVITSEHHGRARIIDVAPARLQRALEDGKVAIVAGFQGINPLADDVTTLGRGGSDTTAVALAAALKADVCEIYTDVDGVFTADPRIVPTARKLNRITYDEMLDLAASGAKVLMPRCVEYARRYSVPIHVRSSFSGLEGTWVRDDTDQGDTMEEPIIAGVAHDRSEAKITVIGLPDVPGTAARLFEAVARADVNIDMIVQNVSAVQTGLTDISFTLPSTRLGDALAAIKADAAGIGYQDVVTDEQIGKVSLIGAGMRSNAGVSATFFAALRDAGVNIEMISTSDIRISVVTRAELVDKAVRAVHTAFDLDTAEGEAVVYGGSGR, encoded by the coding sequence ATGTCACTCGTGGTCCAGAAGTACGGCGGCTCGTCCGTCGTCGATGCCGACGCGCTCAAGCGCGTGGCTCGCCGGGTGGCCGCGACGGCACGCGCAGGCAACCAGGTGGTTGTCACGGTGTCCGCTATGGGCGACACCACGGACGAGCTGATCGACCTCGCGCACGCGGTGAACGGGACTCCGGATCCGCGCGAGATGGACCTGCTTCTCACCGCCGGCGAGCGGATCTCGATGTCGCTGCTCGCGATGGCGATTCACGCCGAGGGCATCCCCGCGCAGGCGTTCACGGGGGCCCAGGCGGGGGTCATCACCTCCGAGCACCACGGTCGCGCGCGCATCATCGACGTTGCTCCCGCCCGCCTGCAGAGGGCGCTCGAGGACGGCAAGGTGGCGATCGTCGCCGGGTTCCAGGGCATCAACCCGCTCGCGGACGACGTGACCACTCTTGGCCGCGGCGGCTCCGACACCACCGCGGTGGCGCTCGCGGCCGCGCTCAAGGCGGACGTGTGCGAGATCTACACGGACGTCGACGGCGTCTTCACGGCGGACCCGCGCATCGTGCCGACGGCCCGCAAGCTCAACCGCATCACCTACGACGAGATGCTCGACCTCGCGGCGTCCGGCGCCAAGGTCCTCATGCCGCGCTGCGTCGAGTACGCGCGCCGCTACAGCGTTCCCATTCACGTGCGTTCGTCGTTCTCGGGCCTTGAAGGCACGTGGGTGAGGGACGACACTGACCAAGGAGACACCATGGAAGAGCCGATCATCGCTGGCGTTGCCCACGACCGCTCCGAGGCCAAGATCACGGTCATTGGTCTCCCGGACGTGCCCGGCACGGCCGCGCGCCTGTTCGAGGCGGTCGCCCGCGCGGACGTCAACATCGACATGATCGTGCAGAACGTCTCCGCGGTTCAGACGGGGCTCACCGACATCTCATTCACGCTCCCCTCTACGCGCCTGGGCGACGCCCTTGCCGCCATCAAGGCCGACGCCGCAGGGATCGGCTACCAGGACGTCGTCACCGATGAACAGATCGGCAAGGTCTCGCTCATCGGCGCCGGGATGCGGTCGAATGCGGGCGTCTCCGCGACATTCTTCGCCGCGCTGCGCGACGCGGGCGTCAACATCGAGATGATCTCGACGTCCGATATCCGCATCTCCGTCGTGACCCGCGCGGAGCTCGTCGACAAGGCCGTGCGCGCGGTTCACACCGCCTTCGACCTCGACACCGCCGAGGGCGAGGCCGTTGTGTATGGAGGTTCGGGCCGATGA
- a CDS encoding carboxylesterase family protein: MARQAPVVRTASGDVEGVWRAHTWPDGTVTEFSTFRGIPYAAAPVGDARFDAPRPAEPWDGVRAAHAFGPTPQLYSPYEPARIPEPSIPGVDTLSVNVTTPDPSADAKLPVLMWIHGGGFIAGSAASPWYVGEAFARDGVVTVTASYRLGFEGFGWVDGAVNNRAVLDWIAALTWVRDNISAFGGDPDRVTIAGQSAGGAAVMRLLTLPDAQPLFRAAMAISPGEPSLSLARAWRAAGRVAAAVGAAPYLEAMRDVDPLALFNARDHFRPAPADLLTRLAIRAYRPMLPGPVVDGDVVPQSVDAALIAGVGGDKTLYMGSTAHEFNEQALPFAPLFIGQAQAPLLERAGLSKDLATRLVGSAGGPQGWAVGQLITDATFRCHVANWGFCERVPPPPRGSTTSAGSRVHQECTGLRIASTCRSALTPLGPTGWPRPRASRHRRSSPTRFTAIGWEWCAARRSLRITATASRRSSTATTRPGARRSAPTRWSASWRPTSTSERPRALAGWGRPAHVRAVLRPRFR, encoded by the coding sequence ATGGCGAGGCAAGCGCCCGTGGTTCGCACGGCGTCGGGCGATGTTGAGGGCGTGTGGCGCGCCCACACGTGGCCCGACGGCACGGTCACCGAGTTCTCGACCTTCCGCGGGATTCCCTACGCCGCCGCTCCCGTTGGCGACGCGCGCTTCGACGCTCCCCGCCCGGCGGAGCCTTGGGATGGGGTGCGGGCGGCACACGCCTTCGGTCCCACGCCGCAGCTGTACTCGCCGTATGAGCCGGCGCGGATCCCAGAGCCGTCGATCCCCGGCGTGGACACGCTCAGCGTCAACGTCACGACCCCAGATCCCTCCGCGGACGCCAAGCTGCCGGTGCTGATGTGGATCCACGGCGGCGGGTTCATCGCCGGTTCCGCCGCGAGCCCTTGGTACGTGGGCGAGGCCTTCGCGCGCGACGGCGTGGTGACCGTGACCGCGTCCTACCGCCTGGGCTTCGAGGGCTTTGGGTGGGTGGACGGCGCCGTCAACAACCGCGCGGTGCTCGACTGGATCGCGGCGCTCACCTGGGTGCGGGACAACATCTCGGCGTTCGGCGGGGACCCGGACCGCGTGACGATCGCGGGCCAGAGCGCCGGGGGTGCCGCCGTGATGCGGCTCCTCACGCTGCCGGACGCGCAGCCCCTGTTCCGGGCGGCGATGGCGATCTCGCCTGGTGAGCCATCCCTCTCGCTCGCGAGGGCGTGGCGAGCCGCGGGAAGGGTCGCGGCCGCGGTCGGCGCCGCGCCGTACCTCGAGGCCATGCGCGACGTGGACCCGCTCGCTCTCTTCAACGCTCGCGACCACTTCCGGCCCGCGCCCGCGGACCTCCTGACGCGGCTGGCGATTCGCGCGTATCGCCCGATGCTCCCCGGGCCCGTCGTCGACGGCGACGTGGTGCCGCAGAGCGTAGACGCCGCGCTCATCGCGGGCGTGGGGGGTGACAAGACCCTCTATATGGGCTCCACGGCCCACGAGTTCAACGAGCAGGCACTCCCCTTCGCACCACTGTTCATCGGCCAGGCCCAGGCTCCACTGCTGGAGCGCGCCGGCCTGTCCAAGGACCTCGCTACCCGTCTCGTCGGCAGTGCTGGAGGGCCCCAAGGCTGGGCCGTCGGGCAGCTCATCACCGACGCGACCTTTCGCTGCCACGTCGCGAACTGGGGGTTCTGCGAGCGGGTGCCGCCGCCCCCACGTGGGTCTACGACTTCCGCTGGGAGTCGCGTGCACCAGGAGTGCACGGGGCTGCGCATTGCGTCGACGTGCCGTTCGGCTTTGACGCCCTTGGGGCCGACGGGGTGGCCGAGGCCGCGGGCGAGTCGCCACCGCAGGAGCTCGCCGACGCGGTTCACGGCGATTGGCTGGGAGTGGTGCGCGGCGAGGCGATCGCTGCGGATCACCGCAACCGCTTCTCGGCGATCGTCTACGGCGACGACGCGTCCCGGCGCGAGGAGATCGGCGCCTACGCGCTGGAGCGCGAGTTGGCGACCCACCTCGACAAGTGAGCGGCCTCGCGCTCTAGCGGGGTGGGGTCGGCCAGCGCATGTGCGAGCTGTCCTGCGCCCTCGATTCCGGTGA
- a CDS encoding TetR/AcrR family transcriptional regulator: protein MPRPASDKRERLSAAAAELVATRGLEGATIAAIAQRAKVPAGSVFYYLPSKDAIAQAAVDSFAAAQEAAIADWSAAEEPQARLGAYLDAASESATAVIANGNAASLASLLRSSSPEAADAAAALVRGTIDWVASQFEELGHAPQAAQARALHLVTGIEGAGQLAHALADPTPLEREAAHLSRWVANSRSSA, encoded by the coding sequence ATGCCCAGACCCGCATCCGACAAGCGCGAGCGCCTCTCCGCCGCCGCCGCTGAACTCGTGGCGACCCGTGGACTCGAGGGCGCGACCATCGCGGCGATCGCCCAGCGCGCCAAGGTCCCTGCGGGCTCAGTGTTCTACTACCTGCCCTCGAAGGACGCGATCGCGCAAGCGGCGGTTGACTCCTTCGCCGCCGCACAGGAAGCCGCGATCGCCGACTGGTCCGCGGCCGAGGAACCCCAGGCGAGGCTCGGCGCATACCTCGATGCGGCGTCGGAGAGCGCAACGGCGGTCATCGCCAACGGCAATGCCGCGAGCCTCGCGTCACTCTTGCGGTCAAGCTCGCCCGAGGCCGCGGATGCCGCTGCCGCGCTGGTCCGCGGAACGATCGACTGGGTCGCGAGCCAGTTCGAGGAGCTCGGTCACGCACCCCAGGCCGCGCAGGCACGGGCACTTCACCTGGTCACCGGAATCGAGGGCGCAGGACAGCTCGCACATGCGCTGGCCGACCCCACCCCGCTAGAGCGCGAGGCCGCTCACTTGTCGAGGTGGGTCGCCAACTCGCGCTCCAGCGCGTAG
- a CDS encoding ABC transporter ATP-binding protein produces MTTATLAPPAIVAQGVTRSFGDVKAVVDATLTVPQGSVTALIGPNGCGKTTLMLMLAGLLRPDGGAISVDGCDPRTDAAAVRNAIGWMPDQLGSWDNLTCLQTLTLMGRSYREKKEYARQRGLGLLHLVHLSEFADRPTRVLSRGQKQRLSLARALIHDPQVLLLDEPANGLDPRSRVELRQLVRDLAAGGKTILVSSHVLSELDEMVDGAVFMSKGSTLGAEAETMVAEARTRYRVESLDSVALAAALNGLGVAQEMRDGAAIVRVQDELQAAQLLGALVREGVPVHRFGPAGSALEQTYMQMNEERR; encoded by the coding sequence ATGACAACAGCAACGCTCGCTCCGCCGGCCATCGTGGCCCAAGGCGTCACGCGCAGCTTTGGCGACGTCAAGGCCGTGGTGGACGCCACGCTCACGGTGCCGCAAGGCTCCGTCACCGCCTTGATCGGACCCAACGGCTGCGGCAAGACCACCCTCATGCTCATGCTCGCCGGGCTACTGCGGCCAGACGGGGGAGCCATCTCCGTCGACGGTTGCGATCCGCGAACGGACGCCGCCGCGGTGCGCAACGCGATCGGCTGGATGCCGGACCAGTTGGGCTCGTGGGACAACCTCACCTGCCTGCAGACGCTCACGCTCATGGGGAGGTCCTACCGAGAGAAGAAGGAGTATGCCCGCCAGCGTGGGCTTGGGCTGCTGCACCTGGTTCACCTGAGCGAATTCGCGGACAGGCCAACTCGCGTGCTGTCGAGGGGCCAGAAGCAGCGACTCTCGCTCGCGAGGGCGCTGATCCATGACCCACAAGTGCTGCTGCTCGACGAGCCGGCGAATGGACTGGACCCGCGCTCGAGAGTGGAGCTGCGGCAGCTGGTGCGGGATCTCGCGGCCGGAGGGAAGACCATCCTGGTCTCGAGCCACGTCCTCAGCGAGCTTGACGAGATGGTGGACGGCGCGGTGTTCATGTCAAAGGGCTCCACGCTAGGCGCGGAGGCGGAGACGATGGTCGCGGAGGCGCGCACGCGCTACCGCGTGGAGTCGCTGGATTCCGTGGCTCTCGCGGCCGCACTCAACGGGCTCGGCGTAGCGCAGGAGATGCGAGACGGCGCTGCCATCGTCAGGGTGCAGGACGAGCTGCAGGCGGCGCAGCTGCTGGGCGCGCTCGTACGCGAGGGCGTACCCGTGCACCGCTTTGGGCCGGCGGGCTCGGCCCTTGAACAGACCTACATGCAGATGAACGAGGAGCGGCGATGA
- a CDS encoding ABC transporter permease, with translation MTTTETVAPAATTASGSSGVKGNPWHPTLHGVALSTWIELLRRRPSTKGYIVYGLTILAILGLGILVAVSSTTKLDAAPLELVLVLVLGAGMLIGPSLSATSINGDSSEGVLAPLQMTRLSAADLALGKLLASWAVCVAALVTITPFLMYAYAKSGWHLGELASMLGVILLVVLAFTAMGLAWSSIAARAVASVSLTHLTTGMFALGTVLIFAFTAPLVSETVTITDHDLDYSQVTDQQADDPDFDYSTLPCIAIEEEVPYTHLDKTAWLLLLNPGVLIVESAPVINPETFDVDGRAAPGFFSWVHQGVSEARLPAEPPQGYDACTENGQATMDAQVAAQQKRSMETALMTPIPWPGLAVSVALLVGSMWIVIRRLRVPYRKLRAGTRVA, from the coding sequence ATGACCACCACGGAAACCGTCGCGCCTGCGGCGACCACAGCGTCGGGCAGCAGTGGCGTCAAAGGCAACCCCTGGCACCCAACCCTTCATGGCGTTGCCCTCTCCACCTGGATAGAGCTGCTCCGCAGGCGACCAAGCACAAAGGGCTACATCGTCTACGGGCTCACGATCCTGGCGATCCTTGGCCTAGGGATCCTCGTAGCAGTCAGCTCCACGACCAAGCTTGACGCGGCCCCGCTGGAACTGGTGCTGGTGCTGGTCCTTGGCGCGGGAATGCTGATCGGCCCATCGCTCTCGGCAACGTCCATCAACGGGGACTCCTCCGAGGGCGTGCTGGCGCCGCTGCAGATGACGCGGCTCAGCGCCGCCGACCTCGCTCTCGGCAAGCTCCTCGCGTCGTGGGCGGTATGTGTCGCGGCGCTCGTCACGATCACGCCCTTCCTCATGTACGCCTACGCGAAGTCCGGCTGGCACCTGGGGGAGCTTGCGTCGATGCTTGGAGTGATCCTCTTGGTGGTGCTCGCCTTCACGGCGATGGGCCTTGCGTGGTCGTCGATCGCGGCCCGCGCCGTGGCCTCGGTCTCGCTCACGCACCTCACCACGGGCATGTTCGCGCTGGGAACGGTGCTGATCTTCGCGTTCACCGCGCCGCTAGTCAGCGAGACCGTCACGATCACGGACCACGACCTTGACTACAGCCAGGTGACGGACCAGCAGGCTGACGATCCCGACTTCGACTACAGCACGTTGCCGTGCATAGCGATTGAGGAGGAGGTCCCCTATACCCACCTGGACAAGACGGCGTGGCTGCTGTTGCTCAACCCCGGCGTGCTGATCGTCGAGTCCGCACCCGTCATCAACCCAGAGACCTTCGACGTCGACGGGCGAGCGGCGCCCGGATTCTTCTCGTGGGTGCACCAGGGAGTGAGCGAGGCACGACTTCCCGCAGAGCCGCCGCAGGGCTACGACGCTTGCACCGAGAACGGGCAGGCCACGATGGACGCGCAAGTGGCAGCGCAGCAGAAGCGGTCCATGGAGACCGCGCTCATGACGCCCATTCCGTGGCCGGGGCTGGCCGTGAGCGTGGCGCTGCTGGTGGGTTCGATGTGGATCGTGATCCGGCGACTGCGAGTGCCGTACCGGAAGCTGCGGGCGGGGACGCGCGTCGCATAA
- a CDS encoding ABC transporter ATP-binding protein: MTDMGESAPALEASGVRRAFGSVQAVINASLTVEPGVVTALIGPNGCGKTTLMLMLAGLLRPDAGSIRVAGKDPLTDGPAARSHVGWMPDVLGTWDSLTCVETLTTFGRAYGVPQAEARDRAFGLLERVHLADLAAQPARVLSRGQKQRLSLARALVHQPSVLILDEPASGLDPRSRVELRELVRELAAEGTAVLISSHVLSELDEMVDDAVFMSKGVTLGDSADALVAAARQRWRVVGRPGTDLHAALSESARDWSPAVQGDVTQALVQVTDEDDAADLLAALVGSGARVSAFGPVGSALEQVYLTMEEERR, from the coding sequence ATGACTGACATGGGGGAATCAGCTCCGGCGCTCGAGGCAAGCGGGGTTCGCCGCGCCTTCGGATCGGTGCAGGCCGTCATCAACGCATCGCTCACCGTTGAGCCGGGCGTCGTCACGGCGCTCATCGGGCCCAACGGGTGCGGCAAGACCACTCTCATGCTCATGCTCGCCGGCCTCCTCAGGCCCGACGCGGGCAGCATCCGTGTTGCGGGCAAGGACCCGCTGACCGACGGCCCGGCCGCCCGCTCGCACGTGGGGTGGATGCCCGACGTGCTGGGCACCTGGGACTCGCTGACCTGCGTCGAGACCCTCACGACCTTTGGGCGCGCCTACGGCGTGCCGCAGGCGGAGGCTCGCGATCGCGCGTTCGGGCTCCTCGAGCGGGTGCACCTGGCCGACCTCGCGGCTCAGCCCGCGCGGGTCCTGAGCCGCGGCCAGAAGCAGCGGCTGTCTCTCGCCAGGGCCCTTGTGCACCAGCCGAGCGTCCTCATCCTCGACGAGCCAGCGTCGGGCCTTGACCCGCGGTCGCGGGTGGAGCTGCGAGAACTGGTGCGGGAACTTGCCGCCGAGGGAACGGCGGTGCTGATCTCCTCACACGTGCTGAGCGAGCTCGACGAGATGGTCGACGACGCCGTCTTCATGTCCAAGGGGGTGACGCTCGGCGACAGCGCCGACGCCCTGGTGGCCGCCGCGCGGCAGCGGTGGCGGGTGGTCGGCAGGCCGGGCACGGACCTGCATGCCGCGCTCTCCGAGTCGGCGCGGGACTGGTCGCCTGCGGTTCAGGGCGATGTGACGCAGGCGCTCGTGCAGGTCACGGACGAGGACGACGCCGCGGACCTGCTCGCCGCGCTGGTTGGATCCGGCGCTCGCGTGAGCGCATTCGGCCCTGTGGGCAGTGCGCTCGAACAGGTGTATCTCACGATGGAGGAGGAGCGACGATGA
- a CDS encoding ABC transporter permease, producing MTDTLAPLAEPKAGRGTWRLSWHGVRLITGLELKQRVRSTKWKWALAAFVALVGVVTLLLSGAMNMLFGVGSDGGGADDYDVLFGVVVFFVLGLGLLVSPTLSATAINGDSKEGTLAPLQATALSSIDIVIGKLIGAWVASLAFLVVSLPFIIFSFVLSAAPPLAVLTTVIVLAIELLVVCAIGLGWSAVTARTPASAVLTYVTVAFLTVISLILFGLTYPLVSQPTTIRVYDAVTYDDVTGYATECEFREETWDQAHTERTWWLLAMNPFVIVADAAPSNDDLAEPDYGYSGVNSQTMLGSIKYAVREARLGPRTVENWCYVGDNSALLPDEVKRLNELEALGPLWPFGLAFHGLLAAGAVWLAVRRVDVPHGKLATGTRVA from the coding sequence ATGACGGACACCCTCGCCCCTCTGGCCGAGCCCAAGGCCGGGCGCGGCACGTGGCGGCTTTCGTGGCACGGAGTGCGCCTCATCACGGGCCTCGAACTCAAGCAGCGCGTCCGCTCCACCAAGTGGAAGTGGGCGCTCGCCGCGTTCGTGGCCCTCGTCGGTGTGGTGACGCTGCTGCTGAGCGGCGCCATGAACATGCTCTTTGGGGTGGGCAGCGACGGCGGCGGCGCGGATGACTACGACGTGCTGTTTGGCGTGGTCGTGTTCTTTGTGCTCGGCCTAGGACTGCTGGTGTCGCCAACCCTGAGCGCCACCGCCATCAACGGGGACAGCAAGGAGGGCACGCTTGCCCCGCTGCAGGCGACCGCGTTGAGCTCGATCGACATCGTCATCGGCAAGCTCATCGGCGCGTGGGTCGCTTCGCTCGCGTTCCTGGTGGTTTCGCTGCCGTTCATCATCTTCTCGTTCGTGCTCTCGGCTGCGCCGCCGCTCGCCGTGCTGACCACCGTGATCGTGCTCGCGATCGAGTTGCTCGTCGTGTGCGCGATAGGGCTTGGCTGGTCCGCAGTCACAGCGCGGACGCCCGCCTCGGCGGTGCTCACGTACGTGACCGTTGCCTTCCTCACGGTCATCTCGCTGATCCTCTTTGGGCTCACCTATCCCCTCGTGAGCCAGCCGACAACGATCCGCGTATACGACGCAGTCACCTACGACGACGTCACCGGCTATGCGACCGAGTGCGAGTTCCGGGAGGAGACGTGGGACCAGGCGCACACCGAGCGCACCTGGTGGCTCCTCGCGATGAACCCCTTCGTCATCGTCGCCGACGCCGCGCCGAGCAACGACGACCTCGCGGAGCCCGACTACGGCTATAGCGGCGTGAACAGCCAGACCATGCTCGGGAGCATCAAGTACGCGGTGCGGGAGGCTCGGCTCGGACCCCGGACGGTTGAGAACTGGTGCTACGTGGGCGACAACAGCGCGCTTCTGCCGGACGAAGTCAAGCGACTCAACGAACTCGAGGCGCTCGGCCCCCTGTGGCCATTCGGTCTTGCGTTCCACGGGCTGCTCGCGGCTGGCGCCGTGTGGCTCGCCGTGAGGCGGGTCGACGTGCCCCACGGCAAACTCGCCACGGGAACTC